A portion of the Micromonospora vinacea genome contains these proteins:
- a CDS encoding LacI family DNA-binding transcriptional regulator, whose translation MTGGTVGTENGRNVTIAMIARLAGVSVPTVSRVINGRSDVAPDTRERVEALLNRHGYRRRSPARRTDAALIDLVFNDLDSPWAVEIIRGVEDVGQTSGVGTVVSAIHWRISSAKQWLDNMRTRSTEGIIFVTSMVNPPLQAELRRLHLPVVIIDPAGVDPQESPTIGATNWAGSLSANQYLISLGHRRIGFIAGPPHLMCSRARMDGYRAALSAAGIPIDDALIRPGNFYHEAGFTAGTQLLALPDPPTAICASSDQMALGVYEAVRKRGLRVPDDVSVVGFDDLPEVRWCSPPLTTVRQPLAEMGMLAARTVLRLAGGERTESPRVELATELIVRDSAAPPRS comes from the coding sequence ATGACAGGGGGGACCGTGGGCACGGAGAACGGCCGAAACGTCACCATCGCCATGATCGCGCGGTTGGCCGGTGTCTCCGTGCCCACCGTCTCCCGGGTCATCAACGGCCGCTCCGACGTCGCCCCCGACACCCGCGAACGCGTCGAGGCCCTGCTCAACCGGCACGGCTACCGCCGCCGGTCACCGGCCAGGCGCACCGACGCCGCCCTCATCGACCTGGTCTTCAACGACCTGGACAGCCCGTGGGCCGTGGAGATCATCCGTGGGGTGGAGGACGTCGGCCAGACCAGCGGAGTCGGCACCGTCGTGTCGGCCATCCACTGGCGCATCTCCTCGGCCAAGCAGTGGCTCGACAACATGCGTACCCGCTCCACCGAGGGAATCATCTTCGTGACCTCGATGGTGAACCCACCGTTGCAGGCCGAGCTGCGACGGCTCCACCTGCCGGTCGTCATCATCGACCCGGCCGGGGTCGACCCGCAGGAGTCACCCACCATCGGCGCCACCAACTGGGCGGGCAGTCTCAGCGCCAACCAGTACCTGATCAGCCTCGGCCACCGCCGCATCGGCTTCATCGCCGGCCCGCCGCACCTGATGTGCAGCCGGGCCCGGATGGACGGCTACCGCGCGGCTCTGAGCGCCGCCGGCATCCCCATCGACGACGCCCTGATCCGCCCGGGCAACTTCTACCACGAGGCCGGCTTCACAGCGGGTACGCAGCTGCTGGCCCTGCCCGACCCGCCCACCGCCATCTGCGCCTCCAGCGATCAGATGGCGCTCGGTGTCTACGAGGCGGTCCGCAAACGGGGCCTGCGGGTGCCCGACGACGTGAGCGTGGTCGGCTTCGACGACCTGCCGGAGGTGCGGTGGTGCTCCCCGCCGCTGACCACAGTCCGGCAACCCCTGGCCGAGATGGGCATGCTGGCCGCGCGTACCGTGCTGCGCCTCGCCGGAGGCGAGAGGACCGAGAGCCCTCGGGTCGAACTCGCCACCGAGCTCATCGTCCGCGACAGCGCCGCACCACCACGGTCGTGA
- a CDS encoding carbohydrate ABC transporter permease has translation MTGTVNRAQRTRSLVLHLVCVVVGALIVVPVWFGVLGGFKDNGQLSTNPLGWPDPWTPSNYTDILTSGVFWRQLGNSLLIAVSSTFIVVAAAAMAAFVFARYAFRGREFLVTLFAIGLMFPFAVAILPLFVLLRGMGLLDNPLGVILPQAAFGLPITIIILRQFFRTIPAEVEEAAVLDGCGSFGFFWRVLLPMARPALATVSVLAVVTSWNNFMLPLVVFTDQSWWTLPVGVQAFQGQYTAETARVLAYVVLSMVPALGFYAVAERQLIGGLTGSVKG, from the coding sequence ATGACCGGCACGGTGAACCGCGCCCAGCGGACCCGCAGCCTCGTGCTGCACCTCGTCTGCGTCGTCGTCGGAGCGCTCATCGTCGTACCGGTCTGGTTCGGTGTGCTGGGCGGCTTCAAGGACAACGGTCAGCTCTCCACCAACCCGCTGGGGTGGCCCGACCCCTGGACGCCGTCGAACTACACCGACATCCTGACGTCCGGGGTGTTCTGGCGGCAGCTCGGCAACAGCCTTCTCATCGCCGTGAGCAGCACCTTCATCGTCGTCGCCGCGGCGGCGATGGCCGCGTTCGTCTTCGCGCGGTACGCCTTCCGGGGTCGCGAGTTCCTGGTGACCCTGTTCGCGATCGGCCTGATGTTCCCGTTCGCGGTGGCCATCCTGCCGCTGTTCGTCCTGCTTCGCGGCATGGGCCTGCTGGACAACCCGCTCGGCGTCATCCTGCCCCAGGCCGCTTTCGGGCTGCCGATCACCATCATCATCCTGCGTCAGTTCTTCCGTACCATCCCGGCCGAGGTCGAGGAGGCCGCCGTCCTCGACGGCTGCGGCTCGTTCGGGTTCTTCTGGCGGGTCCTGCTGCCGATGGCCCGTCCCGCCCTGGCCACCGTGTCGGTGCTGGCCGTGGTGACCAGTTGGAACAACTTCATGCTCCCGCTGGTCGTCTTCACCGACCAGAGCTGGTGGACCCTACCCGTCGGAGTCCAGGCCTTCCAGGGCCAGTACACCGCCGAGACCGCACGGGTGCTCGCCTACGTCGTGCTGTCCATGGTGCCGGCCCTGGGCTTCTACGCCGTTGCCGAACGTCAACTCATCGGCGGTCTGACCGGCAGCGTCAAGGGATGA
- a CDS encoding carbohydrate ABC transporter permease — MTSPSTVSDTRRGDPATDPPAPGPGTARQRGRQPRPGRGGVLAIFLTPALVLFLLLVVAPILVASYASLYKWNGFGLPENFVGLDNYTRAFQDPTFRGDLWRGFVLVLLSLVVQLPAALALAMLLNQPLRGRAAYRLIFFAPYVLSEVTTAVLFDLVFSPNRGLGDAIATWLSADAGAVFADPDTVLYAVFLVVSWKYFGLYMMLFLAARQGIPKELSEAAVTDGATAWQAFRHVTLPLLGPTIRISVFLSVIGTIQLFDMVWVLTRGGPIHSSETMAVTMYEYGFRRFEVGYASAISIIMFLLSLVFALFYQRIVLRRDTAGAITNQGGQR; from the coding sequence ATGACCAGCCCATCGACCGTGTCGGACACCAGGCGCGGCGACCCGGCGACGGACCCGCCGGCACCGGGGCCGGGCACCGCGCGACAGCGTGGCCGCCAGCCCCGGCCGGGCCGCGGCGGCGTCCTCGCCATCTTCCTCACACCAGCCCTGGTGCTGTTCCTGCTGCTGGTCGTCGCCCCCATCCTGGTGGCCAGCTACGCCAGCCTCTACAAGTGGAACGGCTTCGGGCTGCCGGAGAACTTCGTCGGGCTGGACAACTACACCCGCGCCTTCCAGGACCCGACCTTCCGTGGTGACCTGTGGCGCGGCTTCGTGCTGGTGCTGCTGTCCCTGGTCGTCCAGCTGCCCGCGGCGTTGGCCCTGGCCATGCTGCTCAATCAGCCACTACGGGGTCGTGCCGCCTACCGGCTGATCTTCTTCGCCCCGTACGTGCTCTCCGAGGTCACCACGGCCGTCCTGTTCGACCTGGTGTTCTCACCCAACCGGGGCCTGGGCGACGCGATCGCGACGTGGTTGAGCGCCGACGCCGGCGCGGTCTTCGCCGACCCGGACACCGTGCTGTACGCCGTCTTCCTCGTGGTGTCCTGGAAGTACTTCGGCCTCTACATGATGCTCTTCCTGGCCGCGCGTCAGGGCATTCCCAAGGAGTTGTCGGAGGCCGCGGTCACCGACGGCGCCACCGCCTGGCAGGCGTTCCGGCACGTCACACTGCCCCTGCTCGGGCCGACCATCCGCATCAGCGTCTTCCTGTCGGTCATCGGCACCATCCAACTGTTCGACATGGTCTGGGTGCTCACCCGGGGCGGCCCGATCCACTCGTCGGAGACCATGGCCGTGACGATGTACGAGTACGGCTTCCGCCGTTTCGAGGTCGGCTACGCCAGCGCCATCAGCATCATCATGTTCCTGCTGAGCCTCGTCTTCGCCCTCTTCTACCAGCGCATCGTCCTGCGTCGTGACACCGCGGGAGCGATCACCAACCAGGGAGGCCAGCGATGA
- a CDS encoding extracellular solute-binding protein, with amino-acid sequence MTTHLSRRTLLGLAGAGAGAFLLSACGDDEPSDPNAPQTINWWHIQNTEPMLPVWAALANEYKAAHSNVTLDIQPLENEAFKAKLTTATQAGDPPDLFQSWGGGVLKQQVDAGLVKDITDDVKPWIGGLLPAAMEPYTIDDKIYGVPFDIGMVGFWYNKDLFARAGITAAPTTWAGVLDVVRQLKTAGITPIALAGKDKWPAHFYWSYLAMRIGGVGALQKAVDDKNFDAPDLVAAGDRLKELVDLQPFQKGFLGAAYGTPDGQAATMGNGGAAMELMGQWAPAVQASSSTSKKGLGDKLGFFPFPTVEGGKGATTEVFGGGNGFAIGKDAPAATVDFLKFLLSADNQRKSAQTGAVLPTVKEAATAIPDANGKLVAETLAGYTGFQLYLDQAYAPALGSQINDSVAELVAGNKSPAQIVKDITQVAKTV; translated from the coding sequence ATGACCACGCACCTCTCCCGCCGAACGCTGCTCGGCCTCGCCGGTGCCGGCGCCGGTGCCTTCCTGCTGAGCGCCTGCGGCGACGACGAGCCCAGCGACCCGAACGCCCCGCAGACCATCAACTGGTGGCACATCCAGAACACCGAGCCGATGCTGCCGGTCTGGGCGGCGCTGGCCAACGAATACAAGGCCGCGCACTCGAACGTCACCCTCGACATCCAGCCCCTGGAGAACGAGGCGTTCAAGGCCAAGCTCACCACCGCCACCCAGGCCGGTGACCCGCCCGACCTCTTCCAGTCCTGGGGTGGTGGCGTGCTCAAGCAACAGGTGGACGCCGGCCTGGTCAAGGACATCACCGACGACGTGAAGCCGTGGATCGGGGGCCTGCTGCCCGCCGCCATGGAGCCGTACACGATCGACGACAAGATCTACGGCGTTCCGTTCGACATCGGCATGGTCGGTTTCTGGTACAACAAGGACCTCTTCGCCCGCGCCGGCATCACCGCCGCGCCCACCACCTGGGCGGGCGTGCTCGACGTGGTCCGCCAGCTCAAGACCGCAGGCATCACCCCGATCGCCCTGGCGGGCAAGGACAAGTGGCCGGCCCACTTCTACTGGTCCTACCTCGCGATGCGCATCGGTGGGGTGGGCGCGTTGCAGAAGGCCGTCGACGACAAGAACTTCGACGCCCCTGACCTCGTCGCCGCCGGCGACCGGCTCAAGGAACTCGTCGACCTGCAGCCGTTCCAGAAGGGGTTCCTGGGCGCGGCGTACGGCACGCCCGACGGGCAGGCCGCCACCATGGGCAACGGCGGGGCGGCCATGGAGCTGATGGGGCAGTGGGCGCCGGCGGTGCAGGCATCCAGCTCCACCAGCAAGAAGGGCCTCGGCGACAAGCTCGGCTTCTTCCCCTTCCCCACCGTCGAAGGTGGAAAGGGCGCCACGACCGAGGTGTTCGGCGGCGGCAACGGCTTCGCCATCGGCAAGGACGCCCCCGCGGCCACCGTGGACTTCCTGAAGTTCCTGCTCAGCGCGGACAACCAGCGCAAGTCCGCGCAGACCGGCGCGGTGCTACCGACCGTGAAGGAGGCCGCGACGGCCATCCCCGACGCCAACGGCAAGCTCGTCGCGGAGACGCTCGCCGGCTACACCGGCTTCCAGCTCTACCTCGACCAGGCGTACGCGCCGGCGCTCGGGTCGCAGATCAACGACAGCGTCGCCGAGTTGGTCGCCGGCAACAAGTCGCCCGCCCAGATCGTCAAGGACATCACCCAGGTGGCGAAGACCGTCTGA
- a CDS encoding glycoside hydrolase family 43 protein — protein sequence MSTDIATVATATRSIRNPILAGFHPDPSILRVGDDYYLATSTFEWYPGVLVHHSRDLVNWRSLGGIITDRRLLDLRGCGDSNGVWAPDLTYHDGQFHLVYSDVASFASGYWDPQNFLVTAEDITGPWSDPVKLHGRGFDASLFHDDDGTTWLLGMSADWRPGRDRFGGIEIQQYDSAARRLVGSPRILFTGSPVGVTEGPHLYRHDGWYWLITAEGGTSWEHQVTVARSRELFGPYEVDPDGPLLTSFGRPELRLQKAGHGSLVRTQNGEWYLAHLVGRPYSPLGNCVLGRETAIQRVEWPSDGWPRVAGGVPADDVVAPDLPAHPWPAEPETDHFDSPELGRCWSTLRRPATPDWVDLHTRPSYLRVHGGQSPVGRQAPSLVGRRVGAMGCSLETVVEFAPADHRQLAGITAYYNTLNWHHLYLTRADDGRTVLELLSSDNGRRTAYPDLTVDVGGVTRVGLRAVFDGPAVRFDYDLGAGWQGLPVELDATILSDEHAALIIDGEPAAWGFTGAFLGLWVQDLGGDGVHADFDLATYREQ from the coding sequence GTGTCGACCGACATCGCTACCGTGGCGACCGCTACCCGGTCGATCCGCAATCCCATCCTTGCCGGGTTCCACCCGGACCCGTCGATCCTGCGCGTCGGCGACGACTACTACCTGGCCACCTCGACCTTCGAGTGGTATCCGGGCGTGCTCGTGCACCACTCGCGTGACCTGGTGAACTGGCGCAGCCTCGGTGGGATCATCACCGACCGGCGCCTGCTCGACCTGCGCGGATGCGGCGACTCCAACGGGGTGTGGGCGCCCGACCTGACGTATCACGACGGTCAGTTCCACCTCGTCTACAGCGACGTGGCCAGCTTCGCCAGCGGCTACTGGGATCCGCAGAACTTCCTGGTCACCGCCGAGGACATCACCGGCCCCTGGTCCGATCCGGTGAAACTGCACGGGCGTGGGTTCGACGCCTCGCTGTTCCACGACGACGACGGCACCACCTGGCTGCTGGGCATGAGCGCGGACTGGCGACCCGGCCGCGACCGCTTCGGCGGTATCGAGATCCAGCAGTACGACAGTGCCGCACGCCGCCTGGTCGGCAGCCCCCGCATCCTGTTCACCGGCTCACCGGTCGGGGTCACCGAGGGCCCGCACCTGTACCGCCACGACGGCTGGTACTGGCTGATCACCGCCGAGGGCGGCACCAGCTGGGAGCACCAGGTCACCGTGGCGCGGTCGCGGGAGCTGTTCGGGCCGTACGAGGTGGACCCGGACGGGCCGCTGCTCACCTCCTTCGGGCGACCCGAACTGCGGTTGCAGAAGGCGGGTCACGGCAGCCTGGTCCGCACGCAGAACGGCGAGTGGTACCTGGCCCACCTGGTGGGCCGCCCGTACTCCCCGCTGGGCAACTGCGTGCTGGGTCGGGAGACCGCGATCCAGCGGGTCGAGTGGCCGTCGGACGGCTGGCCGCGGGTCGCCGGAGGGGTGCCCGCGGACGACGTTGTCGCACCCGACCTGCCCGCGCACCCGTGGCCGGCGGAGCCCGAGACCGACCACTTCGACTCCCCCGAGCTGGGCCGGTGCTGGTCCACGCTGCGTCGGCCGGCCACCCCGGACTGGGTGGACCTGCACACCCGCCCGTCGTACCTGCGCGTCCACGGCGGGCAGTCGCCGGTCGGTCGCCAGGCACCCAGCCTGGTCGGGCGACGCGTCGGCGCGATGGGGTGCTCGCTGGAGACAGTGGTGGAGTTCGCGCCGGCCGACCACCGTCAGCTCGCCGGGATCACCGCCTACTACAACACCCTCAACTGGCACCACCTCTACCTGACCCGTGCCGACGACGGGCGGACGGTGCTGGAACTGCTCAGCTCCGACAACGGGCGACGCACCGCGTACCCCGATCTGACCGTCGACGTCGGCGGCGTCACCCGGGTCGGCCTGCGGGCCGTCTTCGACGGGCCGGCGGTGCGCTTCGACTACGACCTCGGCGCCGGTTGGCAGGGACTGCCGGTCGAGCTGGACGCGACAATCCTGTCCGACGAACACGCCGCGCTGATCATCGACGGTGAGCCGGCGGCGTGGGGATTCACCGGCGCCTTCCTCGGCCTGTGGGTGCAGGATTTGGGCGGCGACGGCGTGCACGCCGACTTCGACCTGGCCACCTACCGGGAGCAGTGA
- a CDS encoding RNA polymerase sigma factor translates to MESSLRARVRAGDPGAFAELFDQYARSVYNHAFRLTADWATAEDVMAATYLQAWRSRERVTAEGGSLRPWLLGIATNEARNHIRSNRRYRRMAAALLASDVTVPDHADEVAGRLDDSRRIAAAIDALARLRRPEREVLTLCLWEGLDYESAAEALGVPVGTVRSRLSRARARLRTLVDAPPRAARPAVVDASLVREGSQ, encoded by the coding sequence ATGGAGTCGAGTCTGCGCGCTCGGGTGCGAGCCGGTGACCCCGGCGCGTTCGCCGAGCTGTTCGACCAGTACGCGCGCTCGGTGTACAACCACGCGTTCCGGCTGACCGCCGACTGGGCCACGGCGGAGGACGTCATGGCCGCCACGTACCTGCAAGCCTGGCGTTCCCGGGAGCGGGTCACCGCGGAGGGCGGGTCGCTGCGTCCCTGGCTGCTCGGCATCGCCACCAACGAGGCCCGCAACCACATCCGCAGCAACCGCCGCTACCGCCGGATGGCCGCCGCGCTGCTCGCCTCCGACGTCACAGTGCCCGACCACGCCGACGAGGTCGCCGGTCGACTCGACGACAGCCGACGTATCGCCGCCGCGATCGACGCCCTGGCCCGGCTGCGACGACCCGAGCGCGAGGTGCTGACACTGTGCCTGTGGGAGGGCCTCGACTACGAGTCCGCGGCGGAGGCGCTGGGTGTCCCGGTCGGCACGGTGCGGTCCCGGCTGTCGCGGGCCCGCGCCCGGCTCCGTACCCTCGTCGACGCCCCACCGCGCGCCGCCCGGCCTGCGGTCGTGGACGCCTCGCTCGTGCGGGAGGGCAGCCAGTGA
- a CDS encoding chitosanase, producing MVHKRTAAYVVGTLLVGVAAVGYGLPSASAATAGPITGLGGKCVDVAGASSANGTPVQLYDCNGSAAQTWTVGNTDNSIRALGKCLDVTAASTANGAKVQLYDCNNTGAQKWTASNGALVNSGSGKCLDVTDRSTANGARLQIWTCGGTTNQLWTLPGGGSTPTPTPTTPSGTNLDDPAKKNVAMQLVSAAENSSLDWRAQFSYIEDIGDGRGYTAGIIGFCSGTGDMLELVEAYTRTKPGNVLAGYLPALRNVNGTSSHAGLDPNFPRDWRTAATDSVFQAAQEAERDRVYFNPSVRDGKNDQVRALGQFAYYDAAVMHGYEGMRQIRNRALNRAKPPAQGGDERTWLNAFLDERVIEMKKEEAHSDTSRVDTAQRVFLNNGNFNLNTPLVFAVYGDQFRIG from the coding sequence ATGGTTCACAAGAGAACAGCCGCCTACGTCGTGGGCACCCTGCTGGTCGGCGTCGCCGCAGTCGGCTACGGCCTGCCGTCGGCGAGCGCCGCGACCGCCGGCCCGATCACCGGCCTCGGCGGCAAGTGCGTCGACGTGGCCGGCGCCAGCTCGGCCAACGGCACGCCCGTCCAGCTCTACGACTGCAACGGCAGCGCGGCCCAGACGTGGACCGTCGGCAACACCGACAACTCGATCCGGGCACTCGGCAAGTGCCTGGACGTCACCGCCGCGTCGACCGCCAACGGCGCCAAGGTGCAGCTGTACGACTGCAACAACACCGGCGCGCAGAAGTGGACCGCCAGCAACGGCGCGCTCGTCAACTCCGGCTCCGGCAAGTGCCTCGACGTCACCGACCGGAGCACCGCGAACGGCGCCCGGTTGCAGATCTGGACCTGCGGCGGCACCACGAACCAGCTGTGGACCCTGCCGGGCGGCGGCAGCACCCCCACCCCCACACCCACCACCCCGAGCGGGACCAACCTCGACGACCCGGCGAAGAAGAACGTCGCCATGCAACTCGTCTCGGCCGCGGAGAACTCCTCGCTCGACTGGCGCGCGCAGTTCTCCTACATCGAGGACATCGGCGACGGGCGCGGCTACACCGCCGGCATCATCGGCTTCTGCTCCGGCACCGGCGACATGCTCGAACTGGTCGAGGCGTACACCCGCACCAAGCCCGGCAACGTGCTCGCCGGCTATTTGCCGGCGCTGCGCAACGTCAACGGCACCTCGTCGCACGCAGGCCTCGACCCCAACTTCCCGCGCGACTGGCGGACCGCGGCCACCGACTCGGTGTTCCAGGCCGCCCAGGAGGCCGAACGCGACCGGGTCTACTTCAACCCGTCGGTACGCGACGGCAAGAACGACCAGGTCCGGGCACTCGGCCAGTTCGCCTACTACGACGCGGCGGTCATGCACGGGTACGAGGGCATGCGGCAGATCCGTAACCGCGCCCTGAACCGGGCCAAGCCACCGGCCCAGGGCGGCGACGAGCGGACCTGGCTCAACGCCTTCCTCGACGAGCGGGTCATCGAGATGAAGAAGGAGGAGGCCCACTCGGACACCTCACGCGTCGACACCGCCCAGCGGGTGTTCCTCAACAACGGCAACTTCAACCTGAACACACCGCTGGTGTTCGCCGTCTACGGCGACCAGTTCCGCATCGGCTAG
- a CDS encoding methyltransferase domain-containing protein yields MNDGKDWFAWHSPYADDDSPLARRLRLVQQHIAAWFDERPGKPVSVVSMCAGQGHDVLNVLASRPDATRADVTLIESDPRNVAAARAKAVTENLETVTVMQADAGDLASYRQAVPADLVIMAGVLGNISDADAHATINALPQLCAADATVIWTRTRRAPDLTPRIRTWLADAGFAERVFHAPDGVLFSVGVHRFAGTPQPLATNGEIFTFIA; encoded by the coding sequence GTGAACGACGGCAAGGATTGGTTCGCCTGGCACAGCCCGTACGCCGATGACGACTCGCCGCTGGCACGCCGGCTACGGCTGGTTCAGCAGCACATCGCCGCCTGGTTCGATGAGCGACCGGGCAAGCCTGTGTCGGTGGTCAGCATGTGTGCCGGCCAAGGTCACGACGTTTTGAACGTGCTGGCCTCGCGCCCCGACGCCACACGGGCCGATGTCACCCTGATCGAGTCTGACCCGCGCAACGTCGCCGCAGCCCGAGCCAAAGCAGTCACCGAGAACCTCGAAACCGTGACCGTCATGCAGGCCGACGCGGGTGACCTCGCCTCCTACCGACAGGCGGTGCCTGCCGACCTCGTCATCATGGCGGGAGTCCTGGGCAACATCAGCGACGCCGACGCCCACGCCACCATCAACGCACTGCCGCAGCTCTGCGCCGCTGACGCCACGGTGATCTGGACGAGGACCCGACGCGCGCCTGACCTCACACCAAGGATCCGAACGTGGTTGGCCGACGCCGGGTTTGCCGAACGGGTCTTCCACGCCCCCGACGGCGTGCTGTTTTCCGTCGGCGTTCACCGCTTCGCCGGCACCCCGCAGCCGCTGGCCACCAACGGCGAGATCTTCACGTTCATCGCGTGA
- a CDS encoding HAD domain-containing protein yields the protein MNRPLLLLDIDGVLSPYGTRQPPAGYTEHHLFPGEEPVRVNPSHGAWITEASAILDIAWATSWNDEANQLLAPLLRIAPLPVITMPPAPFHPSDKIPVIAAYAQQRPTAWIDDLHTPQAHIWAAARSSPTLLITADPSVGLTRSSIDHVMAWAKALQQPVGE from the coding sequence ATGAACCGGCCTCTGCTCCTGCTGGACATCGACGGCGTTCTCAGTCCCTACGGGACCCGTCAACCACCCGCCGGTTACACCGAGCACCACCTGTTCCCCGGCGAGGAGCCCGTACGCGTCAACCCCAGCCACGGCGCCTGGATCACCGAAGCGAGCGCCATCCTGGACATCGCCTGGGCCACGAGCTGGAACGACGAGGCCAACCAACTCCTCGCCCCGCTTCTGCGCATCGCTCCCCTGCCCGTGATCACCATGCCACCCGCGCCGTTCCACCCGAGCGACAAGATCCCCGTCATCGCCGCCTACGCCCAGCAACGGCCAACGGCATGGATCGACGACCTCCACACGCCGCAAGCCCACATCTGGGCCGCAGCACGCAGCAGCCCCACCCTGTTGATCACCGCCGACCCGTCGGTCGGCCTGACCCGTAGCTCCATCGATCACGTCATGGCCTGGGCCAAGGCTCTTCAGCAGCCCGTCGGCGAATAG
- a CDS encoding HNH endonuclease signature motif containing protein has product MLEELAFADDAVAACVDAAAWALPEQDLIAALDAVHRLEQRLAAVKLALVREVDGRGTARTQGASCTAVWLRERLRLTIPAARRLIDLATALDTGNPGIRQALADGAISLDQARVIADTATTVQATADAETADKAVGVLVGWAAQFDPTHLRKLGTRILDHVAPDIAETAAQAALDAEARRATHDRHHLTLSEQTDGRLRLTGTLDAETAGLLRAAIDPLTTPSGPDDTRSPGQRRHDALTDICRLTLRTGQLPDSGGDPAQIVVTTTYDELTRQLSSGTLDTGLNLTPDTVRRLACDATILPAVLGGTGQVLDVGRQRRLITGPLRRALVLRDRGCTFPGCDRPPRWCDAHHIHHWADGGTTSLTNAVLLCGHHHRHVHQTDWVVRLGDDGHPEFIPPAWLDPEQLPRRNHYHRRT; this is encoded by the coding sequence ATGCTCGAGGAGTTGGCGTTTGCAGACGACGCGGTCGCCGCGTGTGTCGACGCTGCTGCCTGGGCCCTCCCGGAACAGGACCTGATCGCCGCACTCGACGCCGTGCACCGCTTGGAGCAGCGGCTCGCCGCCGTCAAACTCGCTCTGGTCCGCGAGGTCGACGGCCGCGGCACCGCCCGCACCCAGGGAGCCTCCTGCACCGCGGTCTGGCTCCGCGAACGACTGCGCCTCACCATCCCCGCCGCCCGCCGCCTGATCGACCTCGCCACCGCCCTCGACACCGGCAACCCGGGGATACGACAAGCGTTGGCTGACGGCGCCATCAGCCTGGACCAGGCCCGGGTCATCGCCGACACCGCCACCACCGTCCAGGCCACCGCCGACGCCGAGACCGCCGACAAGGCGGTCGGTGTGCTCGTCGGCTGGGCCGCACAGTTCGACCCCACCCACCTCCGCAAACTCGGCACCCGCATCCTCGACCACGTCGCCCCCGACATCGCCGAAACCGCCGCCCAAGCCGCCCTCGACGCCGAAGCACGCCGCGCCACCCACGACCGCCACCACCTCACCCTGTCCGAGCAGACCGACGGCCGACTCCGACTCACCGGCACCCTCGACGCCGAAACCGCCGGCCTGCTCCGCGCCGCCATCGACCCACTGACCACCCCGTCCGGACCGGACGACACCCGATCCCCCGGACAACGCCGCCACGACGCCCTCACCGACATCTGCCGACTCACCCTCCGCACCGGCCAACTGCCCGACAGCGGCGGCGACCCCGCCCAGATCGTCGTCACCACCACCTACGACGAACTAACCCGACAGCTCAGCAGCGGCACCCTCGACACCGGCCTCAACCTCACCCCGGACACCGTGCGTCGACTCGCCTGCGACGCCACCATCCTGCCCGCCGTCCTCGGCGGCACCGGCCAGGTCCTCGACGTCGGTCGACAACGCCGCCTCATCACCGGGCCGCTGCGCCGCGCCCTGGTGCTTCGCGACCGCGGCTGCACGTTCCCCGGCTGCGACCGCCCACCGCGCTGGTGCGACGCCCACCACATCCACCACTGGGCCGACGGCGGCACCACCAGCCTGACAAACGCCGTGCTGCTCTGTGGCCACCACCATCGGCACGTCCACCAGACCGACTGGGTCGTCCGGCTCGGCGACGACGGACATCCGGAGTTCATTCCACCCGCCTGGCTCGACCCCGAACAGCTCCCCCGCCGCAACCACTACCACCGACGAACATAG